One Lampris incognitus isolate fLamInc1 chromosome 18, fLamInc1.hap2, whole genome shotgun sequence genomic region harbors:
- the LOC130128540 gene encoding ubiquitin carboxyl-terminal hydrolase isozyme L1-like, with the protein MEWNPMEINPEKLNKMLSKLGVGGSWHFVDVLGLEGESLSSVPRPCCALMLLFPLTQQHESFRKQQSGKVVGGSEIYFLKQTVGNSCVTIALLHAVANNKSKMDFDSDSALKKFLEETADMGCDDRAKHLERSKVIREAHDDVAAQGQCRPEADKVNFHFIAFVNVDGQLYELDGRMGGPVKHGATKDDSLIKDAANVCRGFMEREKGEVRFSAVALCRT; encoded by the coding sequence ATGGAGTGGAACCCGATGGAAATCAACCCCGAGAAGCTCAACAAGATGTTGAGTAAGTTGGGTGTTGGCGGAAGCTGGCATTTTGTTGACGTCCTGGGGCTGGAGGGAGAGTCTTTATCCTCCGTCCCTCGCCCATGTTGTGCCCTGATGCTGCTGTTTCCTCTGACACAACAGCATGAATCTTTCAGGAAGCAGCAGTCTGGCAAGGTGGTTGGGGGGTCAGAGATTTATTTCCTGAAACAGACGGTGGGCAATTCCTGTGTCACCATTGCCCTGTTGCATGCAGTGGCAaacaataaaagcaaaatggattTTGACAGTGATTCAGCCCTGAAGAAGTTTCTGGAGGAGACTGCTGATATGGGTTGTGATGATCGTGCCAAGCACCTGGAAAGGAGCAAGGTAATCAGAGAGGCGCATGATGACGTGGCAGCACAGGGCCAGTGTAGGCCAGAAGCAGATAAAGTCAACTTCCACTTTATTGCCTTTGTGAATGTTGACGGACAACTTTATGAACTCGATGGAAGAATGGGTGGCCCAGTGAAGCATGGAGCTACCAAGGATGACTCTTTGATAAAGGATGCCGCAAATGTGTGTCGTGGATTTATGGAAAGGGAGAAAGGTGAAGTCCGTTTCTCTGCGGTGGCTCTTTGTCGCACTTAG